Proteins encoded within one genomic window of Gloeobacter kilaueensis JS1:
- a CDS encoding TIGR03032 family protein: MEHGTIEGVIADDSDALPRPEFDYDYSLSFPKILHKLGISLAVTTYQAGCLCIISSNGIDVSANVRNYRKAMGCYPHSQGLLLATENQVLSFKRSQHLIKSYYPLESYDELYVPRIAYFTGNIASHDVLLTNEQALVVSSAYSCIGGLSSDHSFVPLWKPHFITELTGEDRCHLNGLALEDGRIRYVTALGATNSRGGWRENRATGGIVMDVEHNCIICEGLSMPHSPRVYENLLWVLSSGTGELGIVNSLGFEPMIYLPGFLRGLAFFGPYAFVGLSKIREKSTFGGLQIEEKVQDLKCSVEVVNIHTGTWEASLEFHSNIAELYDIQVITHARNPFITGYSQKGDLQQLVDLPLFNPLVQQVNG, translated from the coding sequence GTGGAGCATGGCACTATAGAAGGAGTGATTGCGGACGATTCTGATGCTTTGCCACGACCTGAATTTGACTACGATTACTCTCTCAGTTTCCCGAAAATTCTCCATAAACTTGGCATTTCGCTAGCAGTAACAACCTATCAAGCAGGATGTCTCTGTATAATCTCAAGCAATGGAATAGATGTTTCAGCAAATGTACGGAATTATCGTAAAGCGATGGGATGCTACCCCCATTCTCAAGGTCTTTTACTAGCAACAGAAAATCAGGTGCTTTCTTTTAAGCGATCGCAGCATCTTATCAAAAGTTACTATCCTCTAGAATCATACGATGAACTTTACGTGCCTCGTATAGCATACTTTACAGGCAACATTGCCTCTCATGATGTTCTACTTACAAATGAGCAGGCGCTCGTAGTAAGTAGCGCCTATTCTTGTATAGGTGGGCTTTCCTCAGACCATAGTTTCGTTCCATTATGGAAGCCACACTTTATCACAGAATTAACTGGAGAAGATCGCTGTCATCTTAATGGTCTCGCCCTTGAAGACGGAAGGATCCGCTATGTTACTGCTCTCGGTGCTACAAATAGCAGGGGGGGCTGGCGCGAGAACCGAGCCACGGGCGGTATTGTTATGGATGTTGAACATAATTGCATCATTTGCGAGGGGCTTTCGATGCCCCACTCCCCACGAGTGTATGAAAATTTACTATGGGTTCTTTCCTCTGGAACAGGCGAGTTGGGAATAGTGAATAGTCTAGGTTTTGAGCCAATGATTTATCTTCCCGGTTTTTTGCGCGGACTTGCTTTTTTCGGTCCTTATGCGTTCGTTGGCCTTTCTAAGATTCGTGAGAAGTCAACTTTTGGAGGACTACAGATCGAGGAAAAAGTTCAAGATCTGAAATGTAGTGTCGAGGTAGTTAATATTCATACTGGTACGTGGGAGGCTTCGCTTGAATTCCACAGCAATATCGCCGAACTGTACGATATTCAGGTCATTACTCATGCTCGCAATCCATTTATCACCGGCTATTCCCAAAAAGGCGATCTTCAGCAGCTCGTTGACCTGCCCCTTTTTAATCCGCTAGTGCAGCAGGTAAATGGCTAA
- a CDS encoding matrixin family metalloprotease — translation MAKRLLSKLITFWQRISLTVVAVLVTALPAFALPMYASGSSLLGLLLRPLPALDGKPGRLQLVGWISEEAQQSQLCHGDVLLAVAGTPVSQESDIQAALKGYQPSQRVLLRVLRGKEELEVALTLADGRLPMMPAAPSDQPAATRTLQVIPASPELAVQQYFGWGHVRSMALQDRTLLVRIDPVASTKFLQRTAQALFAEVRSPRIQRLTVLVEGTEAIQSLRVDVKGDVHLSAYTPDWQTAPTQIAAETFLPILLDLNADIELPQSETRAVSGKLLSNIEDQNGVPLLLRATPVQGRLVPAIPFGHRLILDTIGEQKWPVVAQSEILPTREVIVKYLGNQRRAYTSRVFAHQVVGVRLSQPLALPNPLRKSANEDGLRLTDATFTPVTKSAAIRTAKALSLYNQAVAAIGRQEWSVAATHLRASLADLPSQQAHAALGWVYLQMGQALLKGGGALEVAMADIEQAAQMQVSGSSGLLSCAYALAIQKDSDSLPGDNLNYYRYRITSLGIHLQDCPLKPGVLPFRNPPVVAGDYLAFMDEQRPARMRYRAITPFSRSPVRLYIGPAPEPRFYQAVLDAARSWQDATDKRVQFVEVNQPTEADVLVVFVLQDGNQGPTRSETLAMPDQAATILLNLAYPLRYRTADQARLAGKVLSHELGHALGLWGHSDSDDDIMYPTVSGVSGPSLRDVETLKKVFDRYPAAERP, via the coding sequence ATGGCTAAACGTCTCTTGTCTAAACTCATAACTTTTTGGCAGCGAATCAGTCTAACGGTGGTGGCTGTACTTGTGACGGCTTTACCTGCTTTCGCACTCCCAATGTACGCCAGTGGCAGCAGCCTTCTGGGATTGCTGCTGCGGCCATTACCGGCACTTGACGGCAAACCGGGTCGTTTGCAGTTGGTTGGTTGGATTTCAGAGGAGGCGCAGCAGTCGCAGTTGTGTCACGGAGATGTGTTGCTCGCGGTGGCTGGCACCCCTGTTTCTCAAGAATCTGATATTCAAGCCGCCCTCAAAGGATACCAGCCAAGCCAGAGGGTACTGCTACGAGTACTGCGAGGCAAAGAAGAACTGGAGGTAGCCCTAACTCTGGCGGATGGCCGACTTCCCATGATGCCTGCTGCCCCTAGCGATCAGCCTGCAGCAACTCGGACATTGCAGGTTATCCCGGCTTCACCTGAACTGGCAGTACAGCAGTACTTCGGTTGGGGCCATGTTCGCTCAATGGCTCTGCAGGATAGAACCCTGCTGGTACGGATAGATCCAGTCGCTAGCACAAAATTTCTGCAAAGGACAGCGCAGGCACTCTTTGCCGAGGTTCGCTCTCCTCGGATCCAGCGGCTGACAGTATTGGTAGAAGGCACTGAGGCTATCCAATCTTTGAGAGTGGATGTCAAGGGTGATGTTCACCTGTCAGCCTATACACCTGACTGGCAGACAGCACCCACTCAGATAGCAGCGGAAACTTTCTTGCCTATTCTTCTCGATCTCAATGCGGACATTGAGTTGCCTCAGAGTGAGACCCGCGCAGTTAGCGGCAAGTTGTTGAGCAATATAGAGGATCAAAATGGTGTACCTTTGTTGTTGCGCGCCACACCAGTACAGGGGCGACTCGTGCCTGCTATACCTTTTGGGCATCGCTTGATCCTCGATACGATTGGAGAGCAAAAATGGCCGGTAGTTGCACAATCGGAAATTCTTCCTACCAGAGAAGTGATTGTCAAATATCTCGGCAATCAGCGGCGTGCCTATACCTCTAGAGTGTTTGCTCATCAAGTCGTCGGAGTCCGCCTTTCGCAACCGTTGGCGCTGCCCAATCCACTTCGAAAATCAGCCAATGAAGATGGTCTTCGTTTGACAGATGCCACTTTTACTCCAGTCACAAAATCGGCGGCGATCAGAACTGCCAAGGCTCTCAGCCTGTACAACCAGGCTGTTGCTGCAATTGGGCGACAAGAGTGGTCTGTTGCTGCCACTCACCTGCGCGCATCGCTGGCTGATTTGCCTTCGCAACAGGCTCACGCTGCCCTCGGCTGGGTGTATCTGCAGATGGGGCAGGCTTTGTTGAAGGGAGGAGGGGCATTGGAAGTAGCGATGGCTGATATTGAGCAAGCAGCACAGATGCAGGTATCCGGGAGTTCGGGCCTGCTCAGTTGTGCCTACGCACTCGCAATTCAAAAGGATTCCGATTCCCTGCCTGGGGATAATCTAAATTACTACCGCTACCGGATTACCAGCTTGGGGATTCATTTGCAGGATTGTCCGCTAAAGCCTGGTGTACTTCCTTTTCGGAATCCGCCGGTTGTAGCAGGAGACTACCTGGCGTTTATGGACGAACAACGGCCAGCCAGGATGCGCTATCGAGCGATCACCCCTTTTTCGCGTTCCCCTGTCCGCCTCTATATTGGTCCAGCCCCGGAACCCCGTTTCTATCAGGCTGTCCTGGATGCTGCCAGAAGCTGGCAGGATGCGACGGATAAGCGTGTCCAGTTTGTTGAGGTGAATCAGCCAACTGAGGCGGATGTTTTGGTCGTATTTGTCTTGCAAGACGGAAATCAAGGTCCGACCCGTTCCGAGACTCTTGCCATGCCGGATCAGGCGGCAACAATTCTGCTGAATCTGGCTTACCCGTTGCGCTATAGAACCGCAGATCAAGCAAGACTGGCAGGCAAAGTCCTCAGCCACGAACTGGGCCATGCCCTGGGTCTTTGGGGACACAGTGATAGCGACGATGACATTATGTACCCAACGGTCTCTGGGGTAAGCGGTCCTTCGTTGAGGGATGTAGAGACGCTCAAGAAAGTCTTCGATCGCTATCCTGCCGCCGAGCGCCCTTGA
- a CDS encoding amino acid permease: MTLSRYLLKKSVSDLQVEKRPEEDCLKRSLGPVSLISLGIGAIIGTGIFVLTGHAAAEHAGPAIVLSFVLGGIACAFAGLCYTEFAALIPVAGSAYTYAYATLGELVAWIIGWDLIIEYAISASTVAVGWSGYVVSFLKDFGIVLPPQLTSSLGSEIKGAGGAVLSHGVFNLPAFLVVLALSLLLVVGVSESAAFNGVIVIIKLTVIVAFIAIGVGHIDPANWTPFIPAPVVDAKGEPHYGLFGILRGAGVLFFAYIGFDAVSTAAQEAKNPQRDMPLGILGSLFICTILYILVSGILTGIIPYTKLNVPDPIALGVDHIGLQWFSSLVKIGAIAGLTSVMLVSLYGQTRIFYTMSLDGLIPPLFSNLHPRFKTPAVATLLLGVFVGIVAGLAPLDLLGELVSIGTLFAFIVVSAGVLFLRYNQPTLERPFRCPGLPFVPIASILACLALMIGLPGDTWIRLFVWLLLGLAIYFGYGRKHSKLTGKAG; encoded by the coding sequence TTGACCCTCAGTCGATATTTGCTCAAAAAATCCGTGAGCGACCTGCAGGTCGAAAAAAGACCGGAGGAAGATTGCCTCAAGCGCAGCCTCGGCCCCGTCAGCCTGATCAGCCTGGGGATCGGTGCCATCATCGGCACTGGCATCTTCGTGCTCACCGGACACGCGGCGGCGGAGCACGCCGGGCCGGCGATCGTGCTTTCTTTTGTCCTGGGGGGCATCGCCTGCGCCTTTGCCGGTCTTTGCTACACCGAATTTGCCGCCCTCATCCCGGTGGCGGGCAGCGCCTACACCTACGCCTACGCCACTTTGGGCGAGCTGGTCGCCTGGATCATCGGCTGGGATCTGATTATCGAGTACGCGATCAGCGCCTCGACGGTAGCGGTGGGCTGGTCGGGCTACGTGGTGAGCTTCTTAAAAGACTTTGGCATTGTCCTGCCGCCCCAACTGACCAGTTCCCTCGGCTCTGAGATCAAAGGCGCGGGCGGTGCCGTGCTCAGCCACGGCGTGTTCAATTTGCCCGCTTTTCTGGTCGTACTTGCCCTGTCGCTGTTGCTGGTAGTGGGGGTGAGCGAGTCGGCGGCCTTCAACGGTGTAATCGTGATTATCAAGCTCACGGTGATCGTCGCCTTTATCGCCATCGGCGTCGGCCACATCGACCCGGCCAACTGGACACCTTTTATCCCGGCCCCGGTCGTCGATGCCAAGGGAGAGCCGCACTACGGACTTTTTGGCATCCTGCGGGGAGCAGGGGTGCTCTTTTTTGCCTACATCGGCTTCGATGCCGTCTCCACCGCTGCCCAGGAGGCCAAGAACCCCCAGCGCGACATGCCGTTAGGCATTCTCGGATCGCTATTTATCTGCACGATCCTCTATATTCTCGTCTCGGGCATCCTCACCGGTATCATTCCCTACACGAAGCTCAACGTCCCGGATCCGATCGCCCTGGGGGTCGATCACATCGGCCTGCAGTGGTTTTCGAGCCTGGTCAAAATCGGGGCGATCGCCGGACTCACTTCGGTGATGCTTGTCTCGCTCTACGGCCAGACGCGCATCTTTTATACGATGTCCCTCGACGGGCTGATTCCACCGCTCTTCAGCAACCTGCACCCGCGCTTTAAGACCCCGGCAGTGGCGACACTGCTATTGGGCGTGTTTGTGGGCATCGTCGCCGGTCTGGCCCCGCTCGATCTGTTGGGCGAACTGGTGAGCATCGGCACGCTGTTCGCCTTTATCGTCGTCAGCGCCGGGGTGCTCTTTTTGCGCTACAACCAGCCGACGCTGGAGCGGCCCTTCCGCTGTCCGGGATTGCCCTTTGTGCCGATAGCGAGCATCCTCGCCTGCCTTGCTTTGATGATTGGGCTACCGGGCGATACCTGGATTCGCCTGTTCGTCTGGCTGTTGTTGGGCCTGGCCATCTACTTCGGCTACGGGCGCAAGCACAGCAAGCTCACCGGCAAAGCCGGTTAG